A genomic segment from Muntiacus reevesi chromosome 15, mMunRee1.1, whole genome shotgun sequence encodes:
- the ZNF592 gene encoding zinc finger protein 592: MGDMKTPDFDDLLAAFDIPDPTSLDAKEAIQNPSEENESPLKPPGLCVDENVSLSHSGSASDVPAVSVIVKNTSRQESFEAEKDHIAPSLLHNGFRGSDLPADPHSLGHNCGKFDSTFMNGDSTRGFPGKLEASKSEPLPTFNQFSPISSPEPEDAIKDNGFGMKPKHSDSYFPPPPGCGSVGGPVLEALTKFPVPELHMFDHFCKKEPKPEPLPLGSPHEHERGGQKALEVHKELDASRFFGDALDFSSHPGNSIGEPKGLASELGSSSAVPPRQRLKPAHSKLSSCVAALVALQAKRVANVAKEDQPSHTKDPSGPTKEGSKGSPKMPKSPKSPRSPLEATRKSIKPSDSPRSICSDSSSKGSPSVAASSPPAIPKVRIKTIKTSSGEIKRTVTRILPDPDDPSKSPVGSPLGSATTEAPSEAPEDEATTLSGVEHFAEVGAHPGSPQSDRKGEECMAKASEPSPSCCSSGARGPKGAASGTQAGRKPQQSPAPPASTPAPANLLPKAVHLANLNLVPHSVAASVTAKSSAQRRSQPQPTQMSVPLVHQVKKAAPLVVEVFNKVLHSSNPVPLYAPNLSPPADSRIHVPASGYCCLECGDAFALEKSLSQHYGRRSVHIEVLCTLCSQTLLFFNKCSLLRHARDHKSKGLVMQCSQLLVKPISADQMFVSTSGNSTAPAAAASPSPSQPGPASSNASTPLPALPLYPDPVRLIRHSIKCLECHKQMRDYMAMAAHFQRTTEETEGLTCQVCQMLLPNQCSFCAHQRIHAHKSPYCCPECGALCRSAYFQTHVKENCLHYARKVGYRCIHCGVVHLTLALLKSHIQERHCQVFHKCAFCPMAFKTARSTADHSATQHPTQPHRPSQLIYKCSCEMVFNKKRHIQQHFYQNASTAQVGVFKCPECPLLFLQKPELMQHVKSTHGVPRNVDELSSLQSSTDSSSSRPGPRVPAEPPAPSVTARGSALPSSRWGRPEAHRRAEARPRLRNTGWTCQECQEWVPDRESYVSHMKKSHGRTLKRYPCRQCEQSFHTPNSLRKHIRNNHDTVKKVYTCGYCTEDSPSFPRPSLLESHISLMHGIRNPDLSQTSKARPSGGHSPQVNHLKRPVSGVGAAPDTSNGTPVSSTKRHKSLFQCAKCSFATDSGLEFQSHIPQHQKDSSTAQCLLCGLCYTSAGSLSRHLFIVHKVRDQEEEEAEAAEPEEGSGEEVPMETRENGLEEGAEEPLVGDSETGRSLGLAQDEDGAQDAPSRPQTSQDRDSLTPSPQV, translated from the exons ATGGGGGATATGAAGACTCCAGACTTTGACGACCTTCTGGCTGCCTTTGACATCCCAGACCCCACTAGCCTTGATGCTAAGGAGGCCATCCAGAACCCCAGTGAGGAGAATGAAAGCCCCCTCAAACCCCCAGGGTTGTGTGTGGATGAGAACGTGTCCTTGTCTCACTCAGGCTCAGCCTCAGATGTGCCGGCTGTGAGTGTCATCGTCAAGAATACCAGCCGCCAGGAGTCGTTTGAGGCAGAGAAAGACCACATCGCCCCCAGCCTCCTGCACAATGGGTTCCGGGGCTCTGACCTACCTGCAGACCCCCACAGTCTAGGCCACAACTGTGGGAAGTTTGACTCCACGTTCATGAATGGAGATAGTACCAGGGGTTTCCCCGGCAAGCTGGAGGCCTCCAAATCAGAGCCGTTACCAACTTTTAACCAGTTTAGTCCGATCTCCAGCCCAGAGCCTGAGGATGCCATCAAAGACAATGGGTTTGGGATGAAGCCCAAGCACTCTGACAGTTACTTCCCGCCCCCTCCTGGGTGTGGGTCTGTGGGGGGCCCTGTCCTGGAGGCTCTCACGAAGTTTCCAGTCCCAGAGCTGCATATGTTTGATCACTTTTGTAAGAAAGAACCCAAGCCTGAGCCCCTGCCCCTTGGCAGTCCGCACGAGCACGAGCGAGGTGGGCAGAAAGCATTGGAGGTGCACAAGGAACTAGATGCCAGTCGATTCTTCGGGGACGCCCTGGACTTCAGTAGCCATCCCGGCAACAGTATTGGAGAGCCCAAGGGGCTGGCCTCAGAGCTCGGCTCCAGCTCGGCAGTCCCCCCCAGGCAGCGCCTCAAGCCAGCTCATTCCAAGCTCTCCTCCTGTGTTGCGGCCTTGGTGGCCCTGCAGGCTAAACGAGTGGCCAATGTCGCCAAGGAGGATCAGCCCAGCCACACGAAGGATCCCTCAGGGCCCACAAAGGAGGGCTCCAAAGGCAGTCCCAAGATGCCCAAGTCACCAAAGAGTCCCCGGAGCCCCCTGGAGGCCACCCGAAAGAGCATTAAGCCCTCCGACAGCCCTCGGAGCATCTGTagtgacagcagcagcaaggGCTCCCCCTCCGTGGCTGCCAGCTCCCCACCAGCAATCCCCAAAGTCAGGATCAAAACCATTAAGACGTCTTCAGGGGAAATCAAGCGGACAGTCACGAGGATCCTGCCAGACCCTGACGACCCCAGTAAGTCCCCTGTTGGTTCACCATTAGGAAGCGCCACCACCGAGGCCCCGAGCGAGGCACCGGAGGATGAGGCCACCACCCTGTCCGGAGTGGAGCACTTTGCTGAGGTGGGCGCACATCCTGGGAGCCCCCAGAGTGACCGGAAAGGGGAGGAGTGCATGGCGAAAGCCAGCGAGCCTTCACCTTCCTGCTGCAGCTCTGGGGCCCGGGGTCCAAAGGGGGCTGCCTCGGGCACGCAGGCGGGCAGAAAGCCACAGCAGAGCCCGGCGCCGCCAgcctccacccccgcccctgccaATCTCCTACCCAAGGCCGTGCACCTGGCCAACCTGAACCTGGTCCCCCACAGTGTGGCAGCATCAGTGACAGCCAAGTCCTCCGCGCAGAGGCGGAGTCAGCCTCAGCCCACGCAGATGTCAGTGCCCCTGGTCCACCAGGTGAAGAAGGCTGCCCCGCTGGTCGTGGAGGTCTTCAACAAGGTCCTCCACAGCTCCAACCCCGTGCCCCTCTACGCGCCCAACCTCAGCCCACCTGCGGATAGCAGGATCCACGTGCCAGCCAGTGGCTACTGCTGCCTGGAGTGCGGGGACGCATTCGCCTTAGAGAAGAGCCTGAGCCAGCACTATGGCCGGCGGAGCGTCCACATCGAGGTGCTGTGCACGCTGTGCTCCCAGACGCTGCTCTTCTTCAACAAGTGCAGCCTGCTCCGGCATGCCCGCGACCACAAGAGCAAGGGGCTCGTCATGCAGTGCTCTCAGCTGCTTGTGAAGCCCATTTCTGCGGACCAGATGTTCGTGTCCACCTCCGGGAACTCCACGGCGCCAGCCGCCGCggcgtctccctccccctcccagcccGGCCCGGCTTCAAGCAATGCCAGCACCCCACTCCCCGCCTTGCCACTCTACCCGGACCCCGTGAGGCTCATCCGGCACAGTATCAAGTGCCTGGAGTGTCACAAGCAGATGCGTGACTACATGGCGATGGCCGCACACTTCCAGAGGACGACTGAGGAGACCGAGGGGCTG ACCTGCCAGGTGTGCCAGATGCTGCTGCCCAACCAGTGCAGCTTCTGCGCCCACCAGCGGATCCACGCCCACAAGTCCCCCTACTGTTGTCCGGAGTGCGGGGCCCTCTGCCGCTCTGCCTACTTCCAGACCCACGTAAAGGAGAACTGCCTGCACTATGCCCGCAAGGTGGGCTACAG GTGCATCCACTGTGGGGTTGTCCACTTGACCTTGGCCTTGCTGAAAAGCCACATCCAGGAGCGGCACTGCCAGGTCTTCCACAAATGTGCGTTCTGCCCTATGGCCTTCAAGACTGCCAGGAGCACCGCGGACCACAGCGCCACCCAGCATCCCACCCAGCCCCACAGACCCTCCCA GCTCATTTATAAGTGCTCCTGTGAAATGGTCTTCAACAAGAAGAGGCACATCCAGCAGCACTTTTACCAGAATGCCAGCACGGCGCAGGTGGGCGTCTTCAAGTGCCCTGAGTGCCCGCTCCTGTTCCTGCAGAAGCCGGAGCTGATGCAGCATGTCAAG AGCACCCATGGTGTGCCCCGCAACGTGGACGAGCTGTCCAGCCTCCAGTCCTCAACAGACTCGTCTTCAAGCCGCCCTGGCCCTCGAGTGCCTgctgagcccccagcccccagtgtGACTGCTCGGGGCAGTGCCCTGCCCTCCAGCCGCTGGGGCAGGCCTGAGGCCCACCGCAGGGCTGAGGCCAGGCCCCGGCTGAGGAACACCGGCTGGACCTGCCAGGAGTGCCAGGAGTGGGTTCCTGATCGGGAGAGCTACGTGTCCCACATGAAAAAGAGCCACGGTCGG ACGTTGAAGCGGTACCCATGTCGGCAGTGTGAACAGTCCTTTCACACCCCCAACAGCCTGCGCAAACACATCCGCAACAACCACGACACAGTGAAGAAAGTCTACACTTGTGG GTATTGCACAGAGGATAGCCCCAGCTTTCCTCGGCCCTCCCTCCTGGAGAGCCACATCAGCCTTATGCACGGTATCAGAAATCCTGATTTGAGCCAGACGTCCAAAGCCAGACCTTCGGGTGGACATTCCCCTCAG GTGAACCATCTGAAAAGACCAGTCAGCGGAGTGGGGGCCGCTCCTGACACCAGCAATGGCACGCCAGTCTCTTCCACCAAAAGGCACAAGTCGCTTTTCCAGTGTGCGAAATGTAGCTTTGCCACGGACTCAGGGCTGGAGTTCCAGAGCCACATACCTCAGCACCAGAAGGACAGCTCCACGGCCCAGTGTCTCCTCTGTGGCCTGTGCTACACCTCTGCTGGCTCCCTCAGCCGCCACCTCTTCATCGTCCACAAGGTGAGAgaccaggaggaggaagaggcagaggcGGCGGAGCCAGAGGAGGGCTCTGGGGAGGAGGTGCCCATGGAGACCAGGGAGAACGGACTGGAAGAAGGTGCCGAGGAGCCTCTGGTGGGCGACTCCGAGACGGGGAGATCACTGGGCCTGGCCCAGGACGAGGACGGGGCCCAAGACGCTCCCAGTCGACCACAGACCTCTCAGGACCGGGACAGCCTCACACCGTCCCCGCAGGTGTGA